Proteins found in one Dermacentor silvarum isolate Dsil-2018 chromosome 8, BIME_Dsil_1.4, whole genome shotgun sequence genomic segment:
- the LOC119461675 gene encoding elongation of very long chain fatty acids protein AAEL008004 has translation MLVYSPLAALFSAFFVVRFAMLAFWDRGYSFLMDLDISSEPASLEIVKLSWYLYMFKLSDLASTVFYVLRRKYDQVTTLHMVHHVIVAWNVWINVTYAAQSQTMFVVCINGFVHVLSYLYYFPSGLGPAFKKWLCWKRYITMVEIVQFVLYMVHAVCLIFDTGNYVPLFVWLEFGQAVLFFSLFVLFYVNLYARTKGDRAAMSEWTRRTLRQRRGWLGKKKDQARAVTCIEN, from the coding sequence ATGCTCGTCTACAGCCCGCTGGCCGCGCTGTTCAGCGCGTTCTTCGTGGTGCGCTTCGCTATGCTCGCTTTCTGGGACCGCGGGTACTCGTTCCTGATGGACCTGGACATCAGCAGCGAGCCGGCCAGCCTGGAGATCGTCAAGCTCTCATGGTACCTCTACATGTTCAAGCTGTCCGACCTGGCCAGCACTGTGTTCTACGTGCTGCGGCGGAAGTACGACCAGGTGACCACGCTGCACATGGTGCACCACGTGATCGTCGCCTGGAACGTCTGGATCAACGTCACCTACGCCGCCCAGTCGCAGACCATGTTCGTCGTGTGCATCAACGGGTTCGTGCACGTCCTGTCGTATCTGTACTACTTCCcgtccgggctcgggccggcgtTCAAGAAGTGGCTCTGCTGGAAGCGCTACATCACCATGGTGGAGATCGTGCAGTTTGTGCTGTACATGGTGCACGCCGTGTGCCTGATCTTCGACACGGGAAACTACGTGCCCCTCTTCGTGTGGCTCGAGTTCGGCCAAGCCGTGCTGTTCTTCTCATTATTCGTACTGTTCTACGTGAACTTGTATGCCAGGACAAAGGGGGACCGTGCGGCCATGTCAGAGTGGACTAGACGAACGCTTCGACAAAGGCGCGGctggcttggaaaaaaaaaagatcaagcaCGAGCCGTGACGTGTATTGAGAACTGA